Within the Pseudomonas chlororaphis subsp. aurantiaca genome, the region GCAGTTCATCTCGCCGATGCTGGCGCCGGACTTGAGCAGGGCCTTGTTGATCGACTGCTTGTCCGCCAGGCTGATGCCCGCGGCGGGCAGGGCCAGCAGGGCGGAACCGCCGCCGGACAGGAGGAAGATCACCCGGTCCTGTTCCGTCAGGTCGCTGACCAGTTCCAGCACGCGCTTGGCCACGGCCAGGCCGGCGGCATCGGGTACCGGATGGGCGGCTTCGACCACTTCGATTTTTTCGCAGGGGGCGCCGTGGCCGTAGCGGGTGACGACCAGCCCGCTGACTTCGCCCTGCCAGCAGCGTTCGACCACCTGGGCCATGGCCGCGGCGGCCTTGCCGGCACCGATGACGATCACCCGGCCGCTGCGGTCGCTGGGCAAATGGGCTTCGAGGACGTGCTGCGGGTGGGCGGCGTCGATGGCTGTGGCGAACAGCTCACGGAGGAATTGTTGCGGATCGACCGACATGGCGGGCTCCCGGATTTCTTGTTATTCGAGGTGTGGCTGTAACGCAACCTGTAGCCGCTGCCGAAGGCTGCGATAAGGTTCGAAGAACCTTCCTGCGATGTGCAAGTGCACGCCTGCTGCGTCGGAGTGCCGCCCAAGTCGATCGCAGCCTTCGGCAGCGGCTACAGGGGATTTCCTGGCGTTCTCTTACTTGTCGCGGATCGAGAAGTTCGCCATGTGTTCCAGGCCCTTGATCAGCGCCGAGTGGTCCCAGTTGCTGCCGCCGATGGCCGCGCAGGTGCTGAACACTTGTTGGGCGTTGGCGGTGTTCGGCAGGTTGATGTTCAGTTCCTTGGCGCCTTGCAGGGCCAGGTTGAGGTCCTTCTGGTGCAGGCTGATGCGGAAGCCGGGGTCGAAGGTGCCCTTGATCATGCGCTCGCCGTGCACTTCGAGGATCTTCGAGGAGGCGAAGCCGCCCATCAGCGCCTCACGCACCTTGGCCGGGTCGGCGCCGTTTTTCGCGGCGAACAGCAGGGCCTCGGCCACCGCCTGGATGTTCAGGGCGACGATGATCTGGTTCGCCACCTTGGCGGTCTGGCCGTCGCCATTGCCGCCGACCAGGGTGATGTTCTTGCCCATGGCCTGGAACAGCGGCAGGGCGCGCTCGAAAGCCTGGCTGTCGCCGCCGACCATGATGCTCAGGGTCGCCGCCTTGGCGCCGACTTCACCACCGGACACCGGGGCGTCCAGGTACTGCGCGCCTTTTTCGTTGATCCTGGCGGCGAAGGCCTTGGTCGCGGTCGGCGAGATCGAACTCATGTCGATCACCACCTTGCCTGGGCCGACGCCCGCGGCCACACCGTCGGCACGGAACAGCACGTCGTCGACCTGCGGGGTATCCGGGACCATGACGATGATGAATTCGGCTTCCTGGGCCACTTCCTTGGGGCAGGCCAGGGCGACCGCGCCGGCGGCGACCAGGTCGGCCGGGGCCGCGTCGTGGTGCTGGGACAGGAACAGGCTGTGACCGGCTTTTTGCAGGTTGGAGGCCATTGGGTGACCCATGATGCCGGTGCCGATGAATCCGATTTTAGCCATGAGAAAATCCTCTCTTGTTATTGCTCTAAAGGTCGCGGGGTGCGCGGGCATTCGTCTCGCGAGCGGGCGGCGATCCGGCTTGCCCGCGATGAACGATGACGCGGTGCCCGATCAGATTGCGTTGTGGCTCTTGAGCCAGCCCAGGCCGGCTTCGGTGGTGGTCAGCGGCTTGTATTCGCAGCCGACCCAGCCCTGGTAGCCGATCTTGTCCAGGTGCCCGAACAGGAAGTGGTAGTTGATCTCGCCGGTCCCCGGTTCGTTACGCCCCGGGTTGTCCGCCAGCTGGACATGGTTGATCGCGTCCAGGTGGCCGGATAGGGTGCGGGCCAGATCGCCCTCCATGATTTGCATGTGGTAGATGTCGTATTGCAGGTACAGGTTGCTGCTGCCGACCTGTTCGCGGATCGACAGGGCCTGGGCCGTGTTGTTCAGGTAGAAGCCCGGGATGTCGCGGGTGTTGATCGCTTCCATCACCAGCTTGATGCCCGCGGCCTGGAGTTTCTCGGCGGCGTACTTGAGGTTGGCGATAAAGGTCTTTTCCACCGTGGCATCGTCGACGCCTTGTGGGCGGATGCCGGCCAGGCAGTTGATCCGGGTATTGCCCAGCACCTGGGCGTAGGCGATGGCCAGGTCGACCCCGGCGCGGAACTCTTCGACCCGGTCCGGCAGGCAGGCGATACCGCGCTCGCCTTTCGCCCAATCGCCCGCAGGCAGGTTGAACAGCACTTGGGTCAGGCCGTGGGCGTCGAGTTGCGCCTTGATTTCGGCGGAGCTGAATTCGTAGGGAAACAGGTATTCGACACCACTGAAGCCGGCCTCGGCGGCGGCCTTGAAGCGAGCGAGGAAGTCCTGTTCGGTGAACAGCATGGACAGGTTGGCGGCAAAACGCGGCATGGTGGTCTCCTGTAGAAGTATCAATCCCTGTAGCCGCTGCCGCAGGCTGCGATAAGGCCGAAGGCCTTTGACGATCCTGAGATCTTGCGCATCCTGCGGATGCGATCGCAGCCTTCGGCAGCGGCTACATAGGGGTGTCAGTCGAGCAGGGAAATCGCGGTCGGGGCGTCGTTGCCGACCAGAGCCAGGTCTTCGAATTCGTTGACCGCGTTGATCTCGGTGCCCATGGAGATGTTGGTGACACGCTCCAGGATGATCTCGACGATCACTGGCACCTTGAACTGTTCGAGCATTTCCTGGGCCTGGCGCAGGGCCGGCTGGATGCCCGCAGGCTCGAATACCCGCAGCGCCTTGCAGCCCAGGCCTTCGGCGACCGCGACGTGGTCCACGCCGTAGCCGTTGAGTTCCGGGGCGTTGAGGTTGTCGAAGGACAGCTGCACGCAGTAGTCCATGTCGAAACCGCGCTGCGCCTGGCGGATCAGGCCCAGGTAGGAGTTGTTCACCACCACGTGGATGTACGGCAGCTTGAACTGCGCGCCCACGGCCAGCTCTTCGATCATGAACTGGAAGTCATAGTCGCCCGACAGCGCCACCACCTTGCGGCTCGGGTCGGCCTTGACCACCCCCAGCGCCGCCGGAATGGTCCAGCCCAGCGGGCCGGCCTGGCCGCAGTTGATCCAGTGGCGTGGCTTGTACACGTGCAGGAACTGCGCACCGGCAATCTGCGACAGGCCGATGGTGCTGACATAGCAGGTGTCCTTGCCGAACACCTGGTTCATCTCTTCATACACACGCTGCGGCTTGACCGGCACGTTGTCGAAGTGAGTCTTGCGTTGCAGGCTCGACTTGCGCTGCTGGCAATCCTGCAGCCAGGCGCTGCGGTTCTTCAGCTTGCCGGCGGCCTGCCATTCGCGAGCGACTTCAATGAATACGGTCAACGCCGAACTGGCGTCGGAAACGATGCCCAGGTCCGGGGTGAATACCCGGCCGATCTGGGTCGGCTCGATGTCCACGTGGATGAACTTGCGGCCCTCGGTGTAGACGTCCACCGAGCCGGTGTGGCGGTTGGCCCAGCGGTTGCCGATGCCCAGGACCACATCCGACTTGAGCAGGGTGGCGTTGCCGTAGCGGTGGGAGGTCTGCAGGCCGACCATGCCGACCATCTGCGGGTGATCGTCGGGGATGCTGCCCCAGCCCATCAGGGTCGGGATCACCGGGATGCCGGTCAGTTCGGCGAACTCCACCAGCAGTTCGCTGGCATCGGCATTGATGATGCCGCCACCGGCGACCAGCAACGGCCGCTCGGCCTGATCCAGCAGGGCCAGGGCCTTTTCGACCTGGACCCGGGTCGCCGAAGGCTTGGCCAGCGGCAGTGGCTGGTAGGCGTCGATGTCGAATTCGATCTCGGCCATCTGCACGTCGAACGGCAGGTCGATCAGCACCGGACCGGGGCGGCCGGAGCGCATTTCATAGAAGGCTTTCTGGAACGCGTAAGGCACCTGGCCCGGTTCCAGGACGGTGGTCGCCCATTTGGTCACCGGCTTGACGATGCTGGTGATGTCGACGGCCTGGAAGTCTTCCTTGTGCAGGCGGGCCCGTGGGGCCTGGCCGGTGATGCAGAGAATCGGGATCGAGTCGGCCGAGGCGCTGTACAGGCCGGTGACCATGTCGGTGCCGGCAGGGCCGGAGGTGCCGATGCACACGCCGATGTTGCCGGCTTTGGTGCGGGTGTAGCCCTCGGCCATGTGCGAGGCGCCTTCAACGTGGCGAGCGAGGACGTGATCGATGCCGCCGACCTTTTGCAGGGCGGAGTACAGCGGGTTGATGGCGGCACCCGGGATGCCAAAGGCGGTATCGACCCCTTCACGGCGCATCACCAGAACGGCGGCTTCGATTGCTCTCATTTTGCTCATTGTTTTGTACCTCTTACGTTTTGTAATTGTATACAAGTGGCTTTTTGCGGAGTGTATTCACGGCGAGCGTTGCAGGTCAATCCATTTTCTCTCGAGCTTGGATGCGTTCGTCCGGTACCGATAAACAGGCGGCTTTTCGTCGGAATCAGGAATTTGCGAAAATTATTGTATACAAAATAAAAATTTGTTGTGCTCTATTTGTTGTGTGGATCTTCTTATCGGAACACCCCGATTTCTCCCAATAACAAAATAAGGACGGCACCCATGAGCGCTTTAACCTTGAACGTTGCAGTCAGCCTGGCCGGCAAGGCCCTGGCCTTTGGCCGTGAGATCAGCGCGGCACCCTTGACCATTGCGGTGCTCGATGCCGGCGGGCATCTGGTGACCTTGCAGCGCCAAGACGGGGCCAGCCTGCTGCGGCCACAGATCGCTATCGGCAAGGCCTGGGGCGCGATTGCCCTGGGCAAGGGCTCGCGCCTGCTGGCGCTGGATGCGCAGCAGCGGCCGGCCTTCATTGCCGCGCTCAATAGCCTGGGGCAGGGCAGCGTGGTGCCGGCACCGGGCGGGGTGTTGATTCGTGATCAGCAGGGGGAGGTGGTGGGGGCGATCGGCATCAGCGGCGACACCTCGGACATCGACGAGCAATGTGCGATCAGCGCCATCGAGGCGCAGGGCTTGCAGGCGGATGCGGGCGTGAGCGCCTGATCTGTAGCCGTGTAGCCACTGCCGTAGGCTGCGATCGCACACAACGTGTGCGCAAGATCTGAAGATCGCTGAAGGCCTTCGGCCTTATCGCAGCCTGCGGCAGCGGCTACAGGGGCTGGCTTACTTGTCCGTTTCGCAGCCCTTGAGCACCAGGCGGATGATGGTCTGGGCGGCGGCTTCGTAATCGGACTCGTCCAGCTTGGTCTTGCCGGTCACCACCGAGATCTGCCAGTCGAAGTCGGCGTAAGTCTGGGTCGCGGCCCAGATGCTGAACATCAGGTGGTGCGGGTCGATGGGCGCGATCTGGCCACGATCGATCCAGGTCTGGATGCAATCGATGTTGTGCTTGGCCTGGGCGTTGAGCTGCTCGACCTGGTCCGGGCTCAGGTGCGGAGCGCCGTGCATGATCTCGCTGGCGAACACCTTGGAGGCGAAGGGCAGGTCGCGGGAGATGCGGATCTTCGAGCGGATGTATCCGCTCAGTACTTCGCTGGGCACGCCGTCGGCGTTGAACGGGGTCGAAGCCTGGAGGATCGGCTCGATGATGCTTTCCAGGACCTCGCGGTAGAGGTTTTCCTTGGACTTGAAGTAGTAGTAGACGTTGGGTTTGGGCAGCCCCGCCTTGGCCGCGATGTCGCTGGTTTTGGTCGCAGCGAAGCCTTTGTCGGCAAACTCTTCACTGGCGGCACGCAGGATCAGTTCTTTGTTGCGCTCGCGGATGGTGCTCATAAACCAGGTGATTCCTTGCCTGTTCGGGCGGTTGCGCATGGTAGCACCGGCCTTGCGCGAGGCTCAAGAATGCCCCGCCGGCCCTCGTTGCGCGCTATGCTTCGCAACAATTTATGACCTCAAGGAACCCTGATCCATGGCCGGAAGCAGTTTGCTGGTGCTGATCGACGATATTGCCACGGTACTCGACGACGTGGCGCTGATGACCAAGGTGGCGGCGAAGAAGACCGCCGGGGTGCTGGGGGACGACCTCGCGCTCAATGCCCAGCAGGTTTCCGGGGTGCGCGCCGAGCGCGAGTTGCCGGTGGTCTGGGCGGTGGCCAAGGGCTCGTTCCTGAACAAGCTGATCCTGGTGCCCGCGGCGCTGGCCATCAGCGCCTTCGCGCCCTGGCTGGTGACGCCGCTGCTGATGCTCGGCGGTGCCTACCTGTGCTTCGAAGGCTTTGAAAAGCTCGCCCACAAGTTCCTCCACAGCAAGGCCGAGGATCAGGCCGAGCACCAGCAACTGATCGAAGCCGTGGCGGACCCGGCCACCGATCTGGTGGCTTTCGAGAAGACCAAGATCAAGGGTGCGATCCGCACCGACTTCATTCTCTCGGCCGAGATCATCGCCATTACCCTGGGCACCGTCGCCGACGCGCCGTTGATGCAGCAGGTGGTGGTGCTTTCGGGCATCGCCATTGTCATGACTGTCGGGGTGTACGGCCTGGTGGGCGGTATCGTCAAGCTCGACGATCTCGGCCTGTGGCTGGCGCAGAAGCCGGGCCAGGTGGCGAAAAGCATCGGTGGTGCGATCCTGAGCGCAGCGCCCTACATGATGAAAAGCCTCTCGGTGATCGGCACCGCGGCCATGTTCATGGTCGGCGGCGGCATCCTGACCCACGGTGTGCCGGCGGCGCATCACTGGATCGAGACTGTCACGGCGTACACGGCCGAGGCGGTTGGCGGGGTTTCGCTGATCATGCCGACGCTGCTCAATGCCGTGGCCGGCATCATCGCCGGCGCCGCGGTACTGGTCGTGGTGTCGCTGGGTGGCAAGTTGTGGCGCGCGGCCAGGGCCTGATTCGTTTAAAGCCCTCGCCGCTGCAGGACGAGGGGCGGTGGCGAGGGGCTGTCAGGCGGGGAGCAGTTGCGCGACCGCCAGGCCGATCTTGTTGATCGCCTGTTCGATCTTGCGATTGGGCACGCCGGCAAAGTTCAGCCTGAGGCAATTGCGGTACTTGCCGGCCGCGGAAAAGATATTGCCGTTGGCGATCTGGATGTCCTCGGCTTCCAGCAGCCGGTTCAGGGTGTAGGTGTCGAACTCGTCCGGCAACTCGACCCACAAGGTGAACCCGCCCTGGGGTTTGCTGACCCGGGTGCCTTCCGGCAGGTAGCGGCTGACCCACTCGGTCATCAGGTCGCGATGGCGCTGGTACTGTTTGCGCATCCGCCGCAGGTGCGGCAGGTAATGACCCTTGGCAATGAATTCGGCCACCGCCAGCTGTGGCTGGGTCGCGGTGGTGCCGGAGCCGACGTATTTCATGTGCAGCACTTGTGGCAGGTAACGCCCCGGGGCGATCCAGCCGATCCTCAGGCCTGGCGCCAGGGTTTTCGAGAACGAACTGCACAGCAGCACGCGCCCGTCGTCGTCGAATGACTTCAGGGTGCGCGGCCGCGGGTAGCGGAACGCCAGGTCGCCATAGATATCGTCTTCGATGATCGGCACGTCGTAGCGCTGGGCCAGGCGGATCATCGCGCGCTTGCGATCGTCCGGCATGATGTAGCCCAGCGGGTTGTTGCAATTGGGCGTGAGCTGGATGGCCTTGATCGGCCACTGTTCCAGGGCCATTTCCATGGCTTCCAGGCTGATGCCGGTGACCGGGTCGGTGGGAATCTCCAGGGCCTTGAGGCCGGCGGCCTTGAGCAGCTGGATGATGCCGTGGAAGCAGGGGGAGGCGATGGCCACGATGTCGCCGGGTTCGCACAGCGCGCGGATAGCGATGGACAGGGCTTCCTGGCAGCCGCTGGTGACGACGATTTCCGCAGGTGTCAGGCGGCAACCGGAGTCGACGCCGAGGCGGGCAATCTGCTCGCGCAGGCTCAGCACACCTTGCAGGTGGTTGTATTGCAGGCTTGGGCTGTCACTACGCCGGCTGATCCGCGCCAGGGCGGTCAGCAGCGGCTTGAGGGTCGGCGCCGTGGTGTCGGGCATGCCGCAGCCCAGTTGAATGGCATTGGCGTTCTGCTCCTGGCGCATCAGGTCCTGCACCAGGTCCCACTGGGAAATATCCACAGGCCGCAACGACGGCCGTCCCATCTTCGGCAGTTCCGGCAAACGCCGGCCGGCCGGGACGAAATAGCCCGACTTGGGCTTGGGAATAGCCAGGCCCGAGCTTTCCAGGACCCGATAGGCCTGTTGCACGGTGGTGAGGCTGACGCCGTGCTCGAGGCTCAGGGCCCGCACCGAAGGCAAGCGCTCCCCCGGCCCGTATAACCCTTGCTCAATGCGGCTGCTGATGTATTCGGCGAGATTCAGGTATCGAGTCATGCGGGGGACTGTAGCGACTCATCTGTCGTATAAAAAGTTACAGATTTCACTTTTTTTGAAAATTTTTCAGGGTGAAAAGGCAATCTGTACTGAGAAAAATCATCCGTCGTGTACCTATAAGACAGTGATTGCCTTTGGGAAGATGGCCCGCATCGCGCTGTACTGGTTGTTCTTAAATACAGTCGCGGCGCAATTCAGAGTCTCCCGGGCAACGTGTAACGGGCTTCCCCTTCAGGCTACTTTAGACGATGACTTCTCAAGGAAGAGCAGGGTAATGACGGCAAGGATCAAACTGACTCCGCAGATGGCTGAGTACGAGCAGAAGTTCACCGATGGTGGTGAGGTTCGCTGGCTGCCTTATTTGATGTATTTCCATCCTACCGACCACCGTTCGGAGGTGGTCAATACAGATGCCTCGGGCTTCCGTTATTCGGAACTGCTGGGCATACAGTATTCAGTGGCCAATAGCCGCCATGCCAAGAGCGTGCGGGTGCTGGCCGGTAGCTCGACCGTGTTTGGCATCGGTGCCAGTTCGGACGCCTGGACACTGCCGTCGCGCCTGGCCGAGAACGATCCGGACAGCAAGCCCTGGATCAACTTTGGCGGACGCAGCTTCAACTCGACCCAGGAACTGACGCTCTTCACCCTTTACCGTCATTTGCTGCCCAAGGTCGACGAGATCGTGCTGTTTTCCGGGTTCAACAACCTGGGGCTGGCCCGCCAGCCACAAAGCAGCCGTGGCGAACACGGCGCTTTCTTCAACTGCAACCAGTTCTTCGATGCCATGCGTCCGGAGTCCCAGGCGCCCAAGCGTGGCATGTTCCGCGCCTTGCTCGGCAAGGAACAGGAAGAGCCGGCGCCCGAGCCGCCACCGACCATGGAAGAGCAGATCGAATACGCCGCCGACCTGACCCTGCGTCACCTGGATACCTGGCGCGCGCTGGCGGTCGATATGGGCGCCAAGCTGACCTTCATTCTGCAGCCGCTGGCCGGCTGGGTCCGGGAAAAGGGCTGCGACGAGGAAGAACAGCTGTTCGCCGAGCTGGATCGCGCCGGCAGTTTCAGCGAGGTCTATGGCGACATCCTGCAACCCAGCGTCTGCGAGGCCTATGCCGCCCGCCTGCGCGAGGGCGCCCAGAAGATGGGCGTGCGCTTCGTGAACATCACGCCGCTGCTGTCCGAGGCCCTGCGGCCTGAACAGTGGTTGTTCGTCGAC harbors:
- the hyi gene encoding hydroxypyruvate isomerase → MPRFAANLSMLFTEQDFLARFKAAAEAGFSGVEYLFPYEFSSAEIKAQLDAHGLTQVLFNLPAGDWAKGERGIACLPDRVEEFRAGVDLAIAYAQVLGNTRINCLAGIRPQGVDDATVEKTFIANLKYAAEKLQAAGIKLVMEAINTRDIPGFYLNNTAQALSIREQVGSSNLYLQYDIYHMQIMEGDLARTLSGHLDAINHVQLADNPGRNEPGTGEINYHFLFGHLDKIGYQGWVGCEYKPLTTTEAGLGWLKSHNAI
- a CDS encoding DUF808 domain-containing protein; this translates as MAGSSLLVLIDDIATVLDDVALMTKVAAKKTAGVLGDDLALNAQQVSGVRAERELPVVWAVAKGSFLNKLILVPAALAISAFAPWLVTPLLMLGGAYLCFEGFEKLAHKFLHSKAEDQAEHQQLIEAVADPATDLVAFEKTKIKGAIRTDFILSAEIIAITLGTVADAPLMQQVVVLSGIAIVMTVGVYGLVGGIVKLDDLGLWLAQKPGQVAKSIGGAILSAAPYMMKSLSVIGTAAMFMVGGGILTHGVPAAHHWIETVTAYTAEAVGGVSLIMPTLLNAVAGIIAGAAVLVVVSLGGKLWRAARA
- a CDS encoding 2-hydroxy-3-oxopropionate reductase, with amino-acid sequence MAKIGFIGTGIMGHPMASNLQKAGHSLFLSQHHDAAPADLVAAGAVALACPKEVAQEAEFIIVMVPDTPQVDDVLFRADGVAAGVGPGKVVIDMSSISPTATKAFAARINEKGAQYLDAPVSGGEVGAKAATLSIMVGGDSQAFERALPLFQAMGKNITLVGGNGDGQTAKVANQIIVALNIQAVAEALLFAAKNGADPAKVREALMGGFASSKILEVHGERMIKGTFDPGFRISLHQKDLNLALQGAKELNINLPNTANAQQVFSTCAAIGGSNWDHSALIKGLEHMANFSIRDK
- a CDS encoding SGNH/GDSL hydrolase family protein — protein: MTARIKLTPQMAEYEQKFTDGGEVRWLPYLMYFHPTDHRSEVVNTDASGFRYSELLGIQYSVANSRHAKSVRVLAGSSTVFGIGASSDAWTLPSRLAENDPDSKPWINFGGRSFNSTQELTLFTLYRHLLPKVDEIVLFSGFNNLGLARQPQSSRGEHGAFFNCNQFFDAMRPESQAPKRGMFRALLGKEQEEPAPEPPPTMEEQIEYAADLTLRHLDTWRALAVDMGAKLTFILQPLAGWVREKGCDEEEQLFAELDRAGSFSEVYGDILQPSVCEAYAARLREGAQKMGVRFVNITPLLSEALRPEQWLFVDRIHFTDQGNDFVSKIILDVL
- a CDS encoding GlcG/HbpS family heme-binding protein codes for the protein MSALTLNVAVSLAGKALAFGREISAAPLTIAVLDAGGHLVTLQRQDGASLLRPQIAIGKAWGAIALGKGSRLLALDAQQRPAFIAALNSLGQGSVVPAPGGVLIRDQQGEVVGAIGISGDTSDIDEQCAISAIEAQGLQADAGVSA
- a CDS encoding TetR/AcrR family transcriptional regulator; amino-acid sequence: MSTIRERNKELILRAASEEFADKGFAATKTSDIAAKAGLPKPNVYYYFKSKENLYREVLESIIEPILQASTPFNADGVPSEVLSGYIRSKIRISRDLPFASKVFASEIMHGAPHLSPDQVEQLNAQAKHNIDCIQTWIDRGQIAPIDPHHLMFSIWAATQTYADFDWQISVVTGKTKLDESDYEAAAQTIIRLVLKGCETDK
- a CDS encoding aminotransferase-like domain-containing protein — protein: MTRYLNLAEYISSRIEQGLYGPGERLPSVRALSLEHGVSLTTVQQAYRVLESSGLAIPKPKSGYFVPAGRRLPELPKMGRPSLRPVDISQWDLVQDLMRQEQNANAIQLGCGMPDTTAPTLKPLLTALARISRRSDSPSLQYNHLQGVLSLREQIARLGVDSGCRLTPAEIVVTSGCQEALSIAIRALCEPGDIVAIASPCFHGIIQLLKAAGLKALEIPTDPVTGISLEAMEMALEQWPIKAIQLTPNCNNPLGYIMPDDRKRAMIRLAQRYDVPIIEDDIYGDLAFRYPRPRTLKSFDDDGRVLLCSSFSKTLAPGLRIGWIAPGRYLPQVLHMKYVGSGTTATQPQLAVAEFIAKGHYLPHLRRMRKQYQRHRDLMTEWVSRYLPEGTRVSKPQGGFTLWVELPDEFDTYTLNRLLEAEDIQIANGNIFSAAGKYRNCLRLNFAGVPNRKIEQAINKIGLAVAQLLPA
- the gcl gene encoding glyoxylate carboligase translates to MSKMRAIEAAVLVMRREGVDTAFGIPGAAINPLYSALQKVGGIDHVLARHVEGASHMAEGYTRTKAGNIGVCIGTSGPAGTDMVTGLYSASADSIPILCITGQAPRARLHKEDFQAVDITSIVKPVTKWATTVLEPGQVPYAFQKAFYEMRSGRPGPVLIDLPFDVQMAEIEFDIDAYQPLPLAKPSATRVQVEKALALLDQAERPLLVAGGGIINADASELLVEFAELTGIPVIPTLMGWGSIPDDHPQMVGMVGLQTSHRYGNATLLKSDVVLGIGNRWANRHTGSVDVYTEGRKFIHVDIEPTQIGRVFTPDLGIVSDASSALTVFIEVAREWQAAGKLKNRSAWLQDCQQRKSSLQRKTHFDNVPVKPQRVYEEMNQVFGKDTCYVSTIGLSQIAGAQFLHVYKPRHWINCGQAGPLGWTIPAALGVVKADPSRKVVALSGDYDFQFMIEELAVGAQFKLPYIHVVVNNSYLGLIRQAQRGFDMDYCVQLSFDNLNAPELNGYGVDHVAVAEGLGCKALRVFEPAGIQPALRQAQEMLEQFKVPVIVEIILERVTNISMGTEINAVNEFEDLALVGNDAPTAISLLD